Proteins encoded together in one Pontiella desulfatans window:
- a CDS encoding Rossmann-fold NAD(P)-binding domain-containing protein: protein MLVALLAIGSVHADVIGSDNFDDAGTYVNRTITGGNNSANITFNIVSRANVNNAAMIDTSVAAGGNIAYNASDTLGFLGTNKTDNVFGMYRAGAAKTLVYTFNISNYTNLNVAMDWAISGDIADKNTSMSYSIDGAAATTVFDIGTSGANWNETMDNGTVLDRNRRGTVLVNGVSATSLTDEFQTYNPVLDGSGSVLTLTFIMNDTVGGYGGIGLDNLVLNGTVIPEPATLGLIAAFGGGILFIRRLLQI, encoded by the coding sequence ATGCTCGTTGCTTTGCTGGCAATAGGATCTGTCCATGCAGATGTGATTGGTTCGGACAATTTTGATGATGCGGGAACCTATGTGAACCGGACAATTACTGGAGGTAATAACTCTGCAAACATCACTTTTAACATTGTCAGCCGTGCAAACGTAAACAATGCGGCGATGATTGATACCTCCGTGGCGGCCGGGGGGAACATTGCTTACAATGCGTCAGATACGCTGGGCTTTTTGGGAACGAACAAAACGGACAACGTTTTCGGGATGTACCGCGCTGGTGCGGCCAAAACGCTGGTCTACACGTTCAATATCTCGAACTACACCAACTTGAATGTGGCGATGGATTGGGCCATTTCAGGTGATATTGCCGATAAAAACACCTCAATGAGTTACTCCATCGATGGGGCCGCTGCCACCACGGTTTTCGATATCGGCACCTCGGGCGCTAACTGGAACGAGACCATGGATAATGGAACCGTCCTTGACCGAAACCGCAGGGGAACAGTATTGGTGAACGGTGTATCTGCAACGAGCCTGACCGATGAGTTTCAAACCTACAATCCCGTACTCGATGGATCCGGATCGGTGCTGACCCTGACCTTCATTATGAATGACACGGTCGGCGGTTATGGCGGCATAGGACTGGATAATTTGGTTCTGAACGGCACGGTCATCCCGGAACCGGCCACGCTCGGTTTGATCGCAGCCTTTGGCGGCGGAATCTTGTTTATCCGGCGCTTATTGCAGATCTAA